One genomic region from Nostoc sphaeroides encodes:
- a CDS encoding ArsR/SmtB family transcription factor — protein MAPNSTFTPDAIAAGFHALSDPLRIQVLELLRSQELCVCDLCDHLGTTQSKLSFHLKTLKEAGLVRARQEGRWIYYSLNLCQFVLLEQYLAEFRRFSPILPIRPPCES, from the coding sequence ATGGCTCCTAATAGCACCTTCACTCCTGATGCGATCGCTGCTGGCTTTCATGCCCTATCCGATCCCCTAAGAATTCAGGTCTTAGAACTCCTGCGCTCTCAAGAACTATGCGTCTGTGACTTATGCGACCACCTGGGAACCACTCAGTCTAAACTGTCTTTTCACCTCAAAACCCTGAAAGAAGCGGGTTTGGTTCGCGCTCGTCAAGAAGGGCGCTGGATTTACTACAGCCTCAATCTGTGTCAATTTGTTCTTTTAGAGCAGTATCTAGCAGAATTCCGCCGCTTTAGCCCAATATTGCCTATTCGTCCCCCCTGCGAGAGTTAA
- a CDS encoding ArsI/CadI family heavy metal resistance metalloenzyme has protein sequence MSRVQLALNVSDIDAAVDFYSKLFGTEPAKRRPGYANFAIAEPPLKLVLIENTEAAGTLNHLGVEVETTNEVVTTSDRLQQLGLLTRPEEQVTCCYALQDKVWVNDPDGAPWEIYKVLGDSQVRDIKSVEVSKESCCQ, from the coding sequence ATGTCCCGTGTTCAACTTGCCCTTAATGTTAGTGATATTGATGCTGCGGTTGATTTCTATAGCAAGCTTTTTGGTACTGAGCCTGCAAAACGCCGCCCTGGTTATGCCAACTTTGCGATCGCCGAGCCTCCTCTCAAGTTAGTACTAATTGAGAATACAGAGGCAGCTGGTACTTTAAATCATTTAGGTGTGGAAGTTGAGACAACAAATGAAGTAGTCACTACAAGCGATCGCCTACAACAACTTGGACTCTTAACTCGACCAGAGGAGCAAGTGACCTGTTGCTATGCCCTTCAAGATAAAGTCTGGGTAAATGACCCAGATGGCGCACCTTGGGAGATTTATAAAGTTTTGGGTGATTCGCAGGTGCGTGATATCAAATCTGTTGAAGTCAGCAAGGAGTCATGCTGTCAATAA
- a CDS encoding dual specificity protein phosphatase family protein, with the protein MIAIFSNLRLEAMEQETIQPISENLWWVIPRKLAGVRKPIAEELTELQTAGVQAIVSVMDDPSNLDLYQRANIPYLWLPIKGGTTPSQEQLQDLQNFVESQNNLGNGVAIHCTNGRRRTGTMLASYLICSGSSYNDAIKTIEGANPEIELRETQHNFLQELERVKQIT; encoded by the coding sequence ATGATCGCAATCTTTAGCAATCTAAGGCTTGAAGCAATGGAGCAAGAAACAATTCAACCGATTTCAGAAAATCTATGGTGGGTGATTCCAAGGAAACTAGCAGGTGTTCGTAAGCCCATAGCAGAGGAGTTGACAGAATTACAGACAGCAGGTGTACAAGCAATTGTTTCTGTTATGGATGACCCCTCTAACTTAGATTTGTATCAACGAGCAAACATTCCTTATCTTTGGTTGCCAATTAAAGGTGGCACGACACCCAGCCAGGAGCAACTTCAGGATTTACAAAATTTCGTTGAGAGTCAAAATAACCTTGGCAATGGTGTTGCAATTCATTGCACCAATGGCAGACGGCGAACAGGGACAATGCTAGCTTCTTACTTGATTTGTAGTGGCTCATCTTATAACGATGCAATCAAGACAATTGAGGGTGCAAACCCCGAAATAGAACTGCGAGAAACCCAACATAACTTCCTACAAGAATTAGAGCGAGTTAAACAAATAACATAG
- a CDS encoding calcium-binding protein: protein MADVVLFQGGRYIEGTTPLAQFYGAQTGTNFEVLYSSGVLFYSAIGVNFTYASTGFFNSGTITSQFFFGTNGQITAQETNLNIDVATRNSLLTVGTSSYEYGQYVYRGNDSFLGSAEDDSFDGSRGNDTINGGAGSDVITFQKFSEGVIVNLSTGLAITSFGTSVISNVEDIEGSAFGDILTGNSGNNQIQGFGGADRINGGAGFDTAVYFDASSGVGVDLSTGVVVGGSGGDTLVSIERVLGSRFSDVLIGSNANESFLGGFGDDSIDGAGGIDTVEYGFVGSGVTVSLDAGFAIGGAGTDSIFNVENVKGSIFNDFLFGNSGANVINGENGDDGLNGGAGADTLTGGQGADLFVFQFGQSTVSGSDRITDFTIGTDAIGLFSSDGSTVITPSTFTRAADSTATTLVNLVNQVFTDANGALAGNQALGVSGAALVRVGSGAIAGTYLAINNSTAGFQANSDLLVNLTGLTGTLPALGNITVSSFFV from the coding sequence ATGGCTGATGTCGTGCTATTTCAAGGTGGCAGGTACATTGAGGGTACTACTCCTCTTGCCCAATTCTATGGGGCGCAAACTGGTACCAATTTTGAAGTACTCTATAGCAGTGGCGTTCTTTTTTATAGTGCTATAGGTGTCAATTTCACCTATGCTTCAACCGGATTCTTTAATTCTGGAACCATCACTTCTCAATTTTTCTTCGGAACTAACGGCCAAATCACAGCGCAGGAAACAAATCTGAATATTGACGTTGCCACAAGAAATAGCCTTTTAACTGTTGGCACGTCATCATACGAATATGGTCAATATGTCTATCGAGGTAATGACAGTTTCCTCGGATCTGCTGAGGATGATAGCTTTGACGGCTCCAGAGGTAACGACACCATCAATGGTGGGGCGGGTAGTGATGTCATAACCTTCCAAAAATTTAGTGAGGGAGTAATTGTTAATCTCTCAACAGGGCTGGCAATTACTTCTTTTGGCACATCGGTTATTTCCAACGTCGAAGATATTGAGGGATCAGCATTCGGCGATATACTAACTGGGAACTCTGGAAATAACCAGATCCAGGGGTTTGGCGGCGCTGATAGAATTAATGGCGGTGCAGGATTTGATACTGCTGTCTATTTCGACGCTAGCTCAGGAGTCGGTGTTGATTTGTCCACCGGAGTTGTTGTTGGTGGTAGCGGTGGTGATACCTTAGTTTCCATTGAGCGGGTGTTGGGATCTCGTTTTAGTGACGTGCTGATTGGTTCTAATGCCAATGAATCTTTCTTAGGGGGATTTGGTGACGATTCTATCGATGGTGCAGGTGGCATTGATACCGTTGAGTACGGTTTTGTCGGTTCCGGGGTTACGGTAAGTCTTGATGCTGGATTCGCTATTGGTGGTGCAGGAACTGATTCTATTTTCAACGTTGAAAACGTGAAAGGCTCGATTTTTAATGACTTCCTCTTCGGTAACTCTGGAGCCAATGTTATTAATGGCGAGAATGGAGATGATGGTTTGAATGGTGGTGCTGGTGCTGATACTCTAACTGGCGGTCAAGGCGCAGATTTATTTGTCTTCCAGTTTGGACAATCAACAGTATCAGGAAGCGATCGCATTACTGATTTCACCATTGGCACAGATGCAATTGGTTTATTCAGTTCAGACGGATCAACCGTGATTACACCTAGCACTTTTACCCGTGCTGCCGATAGCACTGCCACCACTTTAGTAAACTTAGTCAATCAGGTATTTACCGACGCTAATGGAGCCTTAGCTGGAAATCAAGCTTTAGGGGTAAGTGGTGCAGCCTTAGTTAGAGTTGGAAGTGGTGCGATCGCTGGAACTTACCTGGCTATCAATAATAGCACTGCTGGTTTTCAGGCGAATAGTGATTTATTAGTCAATTTAACAGGATTAACGGGTACTTTACCCGCGTTGGGAAATATTACAGTGAGCAGTTTCTTTGTTTAG
- a CDS encoding PHP domain-containing protein produces the protein MVVNFARTTASAELLKQVFQNIDAQSCPRLFNFHMHTVYSDGRLQPNALMEQAIAIGLKGLAITDHHGIMGYQAALAWLEDWKWNNPGASTPYLWSGVEINASLLDIEVHILAYAFTPEHLSMKPYLQRRPTIGQEYQASNVIAAIHEAGGLAVLAHPARYKRSLFDLIPAASEKGIDGVETFYAYNNPNPWQPSVLESEQVQKLADEYFLLNTCGTDTHGLSLLQRL, from the coding sequence ATGGTTGTAAATTTTGCCCGAACTACTGCTTCTGCAGAACTTTTGAAGCAAGTATTCCAAAACATTGATGCACAAAGTTGTCCAAGGTTATTCAACTTTCACATGCACACTGTCTACTCGGATGGTAGGTTGCAGCCTAATGCATTGATGGAACAGGCGATCGCAATTGGACTAAAAGGGTTAGCCATCACCGATCATCATGGTATTATGGGTTATCAAGCGGCACTTGCTTGGTTAGAAGACTGGAAGTGGAATAATCCTGGTGCAAGCACTCCTTACCTGTGGAGTGGTGTGGAAATTAATGCCAGCCTTTTGGATATAGAAGTTCACATTTTGGCTTACGCTTTTACACCAGAACACCTTAGCATGAAGCCTTATCTTCAAAGAAGGCCGACTATAGGGCAAGAATATCAGGCAAGTAACGTAATTGCTGCTATTCATGAAGCTGGGGGATTGGCAGTTCTGGCTCATCCGGCTCGTTACAAGCGATCGCTTTTTGACTTAATTCCAGCTGCGTCCGAAAAGGGCATTGATGGCGTGGAAACTTTCTACGCCTACAATAACCCTAACCCCTGGCAACCCAGCGTATTGGAATCAGAACAAGTACAAAAGTTGGCTGATGAATACTTTCTTCTCAATACCTGTGGTACTGATACCCACGGTTTAAGCCTGCTACAACGCTTGTAA
- a CDS encoding PstS family phosphate ABC transporter substrate-binding protein, whose translation MKTAPKELALALGMLALTTSCTVASNTSTQTQQSPDVTQVRDSGKAATATIKIDGSSTVYPITQAIAKDYQANPKNQVQVAVNISGTSGGFEKFCNGETDISNASRPILKAEMEACKKNGVTYMEFPIAFDALTVAVNPQNDWAKDITVAELKKIWEPSAQGKITRWNQVRLSWPDRPLNLYGAGKKSGTFDYFTEATVGKTRVSRNDYTASEDDEVLVDGISKDPNALGYFGYAYYEKHQDKLKALAINNGKGAVLPSRQTVEKVQYQPLARPLFIYVNFRDNQNKKLVNKFVEFYIDKAPTIASTVGYIPLPDDSKRLNYVHLYQGKVGTVFGGEAEMNLTIGELLRKEGKF comes from the coding sequence ATGAAGACAGCACCAAAGGAATTGGCTCTTGCACTTGGAATGTTGGCTTTAACGACCAGTTGCACAGTAGCATCTAACACATCTACTCAAACTCAGCAGTCACCTGATGTAACTCAGGTAAGAGATTCTGGTAAGGCTGCAACAGCAACAATAAAAATTGATGGTTCCAGCACAGTCTATCCGATTACGCAGGCGATCGCTAAAGACTATCAAGCCAATCCAAAGAATCAAGTGCAGGTTGCAGTTAACATTTCTGGTACTAGTGGCGGGTTTGAGAAATTCTGTAATGGAGAAACCGATATTAGCAACGCTTCTCGACCAATTTTGAAGGCAGAGATGGAAGCTTGCAAAAAAAATGGTGTGACGTATATGGAGTTTCCCATTGCTTTTGATGCGCTTACCGTCGCCGTCAATCCGCAAAACGATTGGGCAAAAGACATCACAGTAGCAGAATTGAAAAAGATTTGGGAACCGTCAGCCCAAGGGAAAATTACTCGCTGGAACCAAGTACGTCTATCTTGGCCAGATCGCCCCCTTAATTTGTATGGTGCTGGGAAAAAGTCTGGTACTTTTGACTACTTTACAGAAGCGACTGTAGGTAAAACAAGAGTCAGTCGTAATGACTACACAGCAAGTGAAGATGATGAAGTATTAGTGGATGGTATTAGCAAAGATCCAAATGCTTTAGGTTACTTTGGCTATGCCTATTACGAAAAACACCAAGATAAGTTAAAAGCACTGGCAATTAACAACGGCAAAGGTGCAGTACTGCCATCACGTCAAACTGTAGAGAAAGTTCAGTATCAGCCCCTTGCTCGACCTTTGTTTATCTACGTTAATTTTCGGGATAACCAAAACAAAAAATTAGTAAACAAATTTGTCGAATTTTACATTGATAAAGCTCCAACAATAGCAAGTACTGTGGGTTATATACCTTTACCAGATGACAGCAAACGCCTCAATTACGTTCACTTGTATCAAGGCAAAGTGGGAACAGTATTTGGAGGAGAAGCAGAAATGAACCTAACAATTGGGGAGTTGTTACGGAAAGAAGGCAAGTTTTAG
- the arsB gene encoding ACR3 family arsenite efflux transporter, with protein sequence MSQNSQASTARIQAGSNLSFFEKYLTVWVFLCIFVGIALGRLFPGIAVALDAMSVYQVSIPIAICLFFMMYPIMVKIDFTQAANAIRAPKPVILTLVVNWLIKPFTMVIFAQFFLGWLFRPLITGTEIIGGSEVALANSYIAGTILLGIAPCTAMVLLWGYLSYGNQGHTLIMVAVNSLAMLFLYAPLGRWLLAANDLTVPWQTIVLSVVIYVGFPLVAGMYSRYWIFKYKGTEWFERRFLKYLTPVSITALLLTLVLLFAFKGELIVKNPLHILLIAVPLFIQTNFIFLISYVAALKMNLSYEDAAPAALIGASNHFEVAIATAVMLFGLNSGAALATVVGVLIEVPVMLMLVEFCKRTAAWFPREPEKATLQDPRCFGVLK encoded by the coding sequence ATGAGTCAGAATTCACAAGCTAGTACAGCCCGGATACAGGCAGGAAGCAATCTAAGTTTTTTTGAAAAATATCTCACCGTTTGGGTATTTTTGTGTATCTTTGTCGGAATTGCACTAGGTAGATTGTTTCCAGGAATAGCGGTAGCTCTTGATGCAATGAGTGTGTATCAAGTGTCTATTCCCATCGCAATATGTTTGTTTTTCATGATGTATCCCATCATGGTGAAGATTGACTTCACACAAGCAGCAAATGCTATCCGCGCCCCAAAACCTGTCATTCTCACCTTGGTAGTGAACTGGTTAATTAAACCATTCACGATGGTAATATTTGCTCAATTTTTCTTAGGATGGTTATTTCGTCCTTTAATTACCGGAACTGAGATCATTGGCGGTAGCGAAGTAGCACTAGCAAATTCTTATATTGCTGGTACTATTTTACTAGGAATTGCACCTTGTACAGCAATGGTACTGTTATGGGGATATCTTTCCTACGGCAACCAGGGACACACCTTAATAATGGTGGCAGTAAATTCTCTGGCGATGCTATTCTTATACGCACCATTGGGTAGATGGTTATTAGCAGCAAATGATTTAACCGTACCCTGGCAAACTATTGTTTTATCAGTAGTGATTTATGTTGGGTTTCCCCTAGTGGCGGGGATGTACAGCCGTTACTGGATTTTTAAATATAAAGGTACAGAGTGGTTTGAAAGACGATTCTTAAAGTATCTGACTCCAGTTTCAATTACTGCTCTATTGCTAACATTGGTACTGCTATTTGCATTCAAGGGTGAACTAATTGTTAAAAATCCCTTGCATATATTGTTAATTGCCGTACCACTATTTATCCAAACTAATTTCATTTTCTTGATTAGTTATGTAGCAGCATTGAAGATGAATTTATCCTACGAAGATGCCGCACCCGCAGCATTAATTGGAGCAAGTAATCATTTTGAAGTTGCTATTGCCACTGCTGTGATGCTATTTGGTTTAAATTCAGGTGCAGCACTGGCTACAGTGGTAGGGGTTTTAATTGAAGTGCCAGTAATGTTGATGCTGGTTGAGTTTTGTAAACGCACAGCAGCTTGGTTTCCACGGGAACCGGAAAAAGCAACATTGCAAGATCCGCGCTGTTTTGGTGTTTTAAAATGA
- a CDS encoding ArsJ-associated glyceraldehyde-3-phosphate dehydrogenase, which yields MKIRIGINGFGRIGRLALRAAWGWPELEFVHINEIKGGAVTAAHLLKFDSVHGRWTPEVEAQGDRILIDGTPLSFSEHSQPGDVPWEELGVDIVLECSGKFRTPATLDPYFKRGVRKVIVAAPVKEEALNIVMGVNDQLYEPEKHHLLTAASCTTNCLAPVVKVIHEGLGIKHGIITTIHDNTNTQTIVDAPHKDLRRARATSLSLIPTTTGSATAIGLIYPELNGKLNGLAVRVPLLNASLTDCVFEVVRPTTVEEINSLLKTASEQAPLKGILGYEERPLVSIDYKDDPRSSIIDALSTMVVDETQVKILAWYDNEWGYANRMVELARKVALNLKA from the coding sequence ATGAAAATTCGGATTGGGATTAATGGATTCGGTAGGATTGGACGGCTTGCTCTACGTGCTGCATGGGGTTGGCCAGAATTAGAATTCGTTCATATTAACGAAATCAAAGGTGGGGCAGTAACAGCTGCTCATTTGCTCAAATTTGATTCTGTCCACGGGCGTTGGACACCAGAAGTAGAAGCACAGGGCGATCGCATTCTTATTGATGGCACACCCCTCAGCTTTAGCGAACATTCCCAACCTGGAGATGTGCCTTGGGAAGAGTTAGGTGTTGATATCGTGCTGGAATGCTCCGGCAAGTTTAGAACTCCCGCTACCCTTGACCCTTATTTTAAGCGAGGGGTACGGAAAGTAATTGTGGCTGCTCCAGTCAAGGAAGAAGCCCTGAATATTGTCATGGGGGTTAACGATCAACTTTATGAGCCAGAAAAGCATCATTTGCTAACTGCTGCCTCTTGTACAACTAACTGTTTGGCTCCAGTAGTGAAGGTGATCCATGAAGGTTTGGGGATTAAACATGGAATTATTACTACAATTCATGACAACACCAATACTCAGACTATCGTAGATGCTCCTCATAAGGATCTGCGTCGGGCAAGAGCTACAAGTCTATCTCTGATTCCTACCACTACTGGATCGGCAACTGCGATCGGGTTGATTTATCCCGAACTCAACGGCAAGCTCAATGGTTTGGCAGTACGAGTACCATTGCTCAACGCTTCTTTGACAGACTGTGTATTTGAAGTTGTGCGACCCACAACCGTAGAAGAAATTAACAGCTTGCTAAAAACGGCTTCTGAGCAAGCACCGCTTAAAGGAATTCTGGGATATGAAGAGCGTCCTTTAGTCTCTATCGACTACAAAGACGATCCTCGGTCTTCCATCATTGATGCCCTCTCCACAATGGTTGTAGACGAGACGCAAGTGAAAATACTTGCTTGGTATGACAACGAATGGGGCTACGCTAACCGGATGGTTGAACTAGCCCGTAAAGTGGCTTTGAATCTGAAGGCGTGA
- a CDS encoding precorrin-2 C(20)-methyltransferase: MKSKGRLYGIGVGPGDPELLTLKALRLLRAAPVIAYQSATDKESIARAIVAQYLPGNQIEVLFHLPRALEPEKAKSIYDKEIEPIAQHLAAGRDVVVLCEGDPFFYGSFMYVFTRLSEEYVTEVIPGVSSLMACPVALGIPFTYYTDILTVLPAPLPAEELTTHLLITDAAAIMKLGRHFTKVRDILHKLGLASRARYIERASTSQQRIIPLDEVDPDEVPYFSMIVIPTKNRL, from the coding sequence ATGAAATCCAAAGGTCGTCTCTATGGAATTGGTGTCGGCCCTGGCGATCCCGAATTATTGACTCTGAAAGCATTGCGGCTATTACGTGCGGCTCCTGTGATAGCCTATCAATCAGCCACAGATAAAGAAAGTATTGCTAGAGCGATCGTGGCGCAATATCTTCCTGGGAATCAAATCGAGGTATTATTTCACCTCCCCCGTGCCTTAGAACCAGAAAAGGCCAAGTCTATTTATGACAAGGAAATTGAACCAATCGCCCAACATTTAGCCGCAGGTCGAGATGTTGTAGTGCTATGCGAGGGCGATCCATTTTTCTATGGTTCATTCATGTACGTTTTCACGCGGTTATCTGAAGAGTACGTAACAGAAGTAATCCCCGGAGTTTCTTCGCTGATGGCTTGTCCGGTAGCCTTGGGTATACCTTTCACTTACTACACTGATATTCTTACAGTCTTACCCGCCCCATTACCAGCAGAAGAACTGACTACACATCTGTTGATAACTGATGCAGCAGCAATTATGAAGCTAGGTCGTCATTTTACTAAAGTACGAGATATTCTGCATAAATTAGGGCTAGCATCACGGGCAAGATATATTGAGCGGGCATCAACATCACAGCAACGCATCATACCCTTGGATGAAGTTGATCCAGATGAAGTGCCTTATTTCTCGATGATTGTGATTCCCACTAAGAATCGACTATAA
- the arsH gene encoding arsenical resistance protein ArsH: MTTFDHPPRILFLYGSLRERSYSRLLAEEAALIIEEFGAEVKFFDPRELPIYGSVPDTHPKVQELRQLSLWSEGQVWSSPELHGQISGIMKNQIDWIPLSIGAVRPTQGRTLAVMQVSGGSQSFNAVNTLRILGRWMRMFTIPNQSSVAKAYEEFNEDGTMKDSPYRDRVVDVMEELYKFTLLLRDKVDYLTDRYSERKEKATKETIKIASQALEVNSNIPQHTGSP; this comes from the coding sequence ATGACGACATTTGACCATCCCCCCAGAATTTTGTTTTTGTATGGTTCTCTGCGTGAGCGTTCCTATAGCCGCCTCTTGGCAGAAGAAGCCGCACTCATCATTGAAGAATTTGGCGCAGAGGTAAAGTTTTTCGATCCCCGTGAACTGCCGATTTACGGCAGCGTACCTGACACTCACCCAAAGGTGCAGGAGTTGCGTCAATTAAGCCTGTGGTCAGAAGGGCAGGTTTGGTCTAGCCCAGAACTGCACGGTCAGATTTCTGGCATTATGAAAAATCAAATCGATTGGATTCCGCTTAGTATTGGAGCCGTTCGCCCGACTCAAGGGAGAACTTTAGCTGTCATGCAAGTAAGTGGTGGATCTCAGTCTTTTAACGCCGTCAACACATTAAGAATTCTTGGGCGCTGGATGCGGATGTTCACTATCCCGAATCAATCTTCAGTGGCTAAAGCATACGAGGAGTTTAACGAAGACGGCACTATGAAGGATTCGCCCTACCGCGATCGCGTTGTCGATGTTATGGAAGAACTTTACAAATTTACCTTGCTATTGCGCGATAAAGTTGATTATCTCACAGACCGCTACAGTGAACGTAAAGAAAAAGCTACTAAGGAGACAATCAAGATAGCTTCTCAAGCTCTTGAAGTTAACTCTAATATACCCCAACACACTGGCTCTCCTTAA
- the arsJ gene encoding organoarsenical effux MFS transporter ArsJ, producing the protein MASTTANSANFKNYILVTLAYWGFTLTDGALRMLVLLYFNQIGYTPIQIAFLFLFYEVFGVVTNFLGGWIGSQFGLKVTLYSGIGLQIFSLVMLSFLNPNWVQWIAVVYVMVAQAFSGIAKDLTKMSSKSAIRLVVPQDAQSSLFKWVAVLTGSKNALKGVGFFIGSALLAAVGFINSLWIMAGGLFLIMFSGLMLPKGMGKIKKKVKFSQLFSKSEEINILSAARFFLFGSRDVWFVVGLPVFLREILGWSFYQVGGFLACWVIGYGVIQFLAPTLIQRFGSGRPPQSKTIQFWTFTLTAVPAAIALALQLNIPANIAIVGGLLIFGVVFAFNSAVHSYLVLAFTDDDKVALNVGFYYMANSGGRLAGTVLSGLIYQFFGLVGCLWTSMFFVLAAALITLKLPDPEPSKAIAWKAGDGD; encoded by the coding sequence ATGGCTTCTACTACAGCTAATAGTGCCAATTTCAAAAACTATATTCTAGTCACCCTCGCCTACTGGGGTTTCACCCTCACCGATGGTGCCTTGCGAATGCTAGTGTTGCTATATTTCAACCAAATTGGCTATACACCGATACAAATTGCCTTTCTATTCCTGTTCTACGAAGTCTTCGGAGTCGTCACAAACTTTTTAGGCGGTTGGATTGGTTCTCAGTTTGGATTGAAGGTAACGCTTTATAGTGGCATTGGATTACAGATTTTTTCTCTAGTTATGCTGTCCTTCCTCAATCCCAATTGGGTACAGTGGATTGCTGTCGTTTATGTGATGGTGGCACAGGCATTTTCTGGGATTGCGAAAGACTTGACCAAAATGAGTTCTAAAAGTGCCATTCGGTTGGTTGTACCTCAGGATGCCCAATCATCTTTGTTTAAATGGGTAGCAGTGCTGACGGGTTCTAAGAATGCGCTCAAAGGAGTTGGCTTCTTTATTGGTAGCGCTCTTTTGGCTGCGGTTGGCTTCATCAATTCCCTGTGGATTATGGCAGGAGGACTTTTCTTGATTATGTTTTCTGGATTAATGCTTCCCAAAGGGATGGGCAAAATCAAGAAGAAAGTCAAGTTTAGTCAACTGTTTTCTAAGAGTGAAGAGATTAATATTCTTTCTGCTGCTCGATTTTTTCTCTTTGGCTCTAGAGATGTGTGGTTTGTTGTGGGATTGCCAGTATTTTTGCGCGAGATTTTGGGTTGGTCGTTCTATCAGGTCGGTGGATTCTTGGCTTGTTGGGTAATTGGCTATGGCGTTATTCAGTTCTTAGCACCAACATTAATCCAGCGATTTGGTTCTGGTCGTCCGCCACAATCAAAGACCATCCAATTCTGGACATTTACTTTAACAGCAGTTCCAGCAGCGATCGCTCTTGCTCTCCAACTAAATATACCTGCAAATATTGCGATCGTTGGCGGACTCCTGATTTTTGGCGTAGTATTTGCCTTCAACTCAGCAGTTCACTCTTATTTAGTGTTGGCCTTTACTGATGATGACAAGGTAGCGCTGAACGTTGGTTTTTACTACATGGCAAACTCAGGCGGTCGATTAGCTGGAACTGTTTTATCAGGTTTGATATATCAGTTTTTCGGGTTAGTGGGCTGTTTGTGGACATCCATGTTCTTTGTACTAGCAGCAGCATTGATTACTCTGAAGCTACCCGATCCCGAACCGAGCAAAGCGATCGCTTGGAAAGCAGGCGATGGAGACTAA
- a CDS encoding precorrin-8X methylmutase, producing MPDYIRDANEIYRNSFAIIRSEANLDVLPPDVAKVAVRLIHACGMTDIVTDLGYSPTAVQSARAALAAGATILCDCRMVADGVTRRRLSANNQVICTLNEPEVPEIAQRLGTTRSAAALELWRSHLEGSVIAIGNAPTALFRLLEMLDEGAPKPAIILGFPVGFVGAAESKAALAADSRNVPFLTLHGRRGGSAIAAAAVNALATEEE from the coding sequence ATGCCCGACTACATCCGAGATGCCAACGAAATTTACCGCAATTCTTTTGCAATCATCCGGTCAGAAGCCAACCTAGATGTGCTGCCGCCAGATGTAGCAAAAGTTGCTGTGCGTCTCATACATGCCTGTGGAATGACGGATATTGTCACTGACTTAGGATATTCACCAACAGCAGTACAATCTGCAAGGGCAGCACTAGCAGCAGGAGCTACAATTCTGTGCGATTGTCGGATGGTTGCTGATGGCGTTACCAGACGGCGGTTGTCCGCAAATAATCAAGTTATTTGTACCCTCAACGAGCCGGAAGTGCCAGAAATTGCCCAGCGTCTGGGTACTACAAGGTCGGCAGCAGCTTTAGAATTATGGCGATCGCACCTGGAAGGATCGGTAATTGCAATTGGTAATGCGCCCACAGCACTATTCAGACTCTTAGAAATGCTCGACGAAGGAGCGCCGAAACCTGCGATTATCTTAGGCTTTCCAGTGGGATTTGTCGGTGCAGCCGAATCGAAAGCGGCGCTGGCAGCAGATAGCAGGAATGTACCATTTTTAACATTACACGGTCGGCGCGGTGGAAGTGCGATCGCAGCCGCCGCAGTTAACGCCCTGGCAACGGAGGAAGAATGA